A stretch of the Porifericola rhodea genome encodes the following:
- a CDS encoding Gfo/Idh/MocA family protein, which produces MHNKKELRIGLIGRGLMARTHTNAYKRIGDFFPELEYRPVLKAVCARSEDKIKEFAEQWGYESYETDWKALIARDDIDAVDICTPNSTHAEIAIAAAEAGKMILCEKPLSRTVEEGQRMVDAINKAGVKNTVWYNYRRVPAVTLIKQIVDSGKLGRIFHYRANFLQDWTISPELPQGGEALWRLDAATAGSGVTGDLLAHCIDTAMWLNGGITDVSAMTETFIKERVHQESGKVQKVNIDDACVFHCHFANGSLGLFEATRYARGHKALYTLEINGEHASLRWDLHDMNHLEYFDHDDDSVVRGWRSILVTDSDQPYMKRWWIPGTSIGYEHSFIHQAADFFKSLEGNEPCAPTFKDALETQKVCEAVLESASSRAWKDTQVEW; this is translated from the coding sequence ATGCATAATAAGAAAGAACTGAGAATTGGCCTGATTGGTAGAGGTTTGATGGCCCGCACTCATACAAATGCCTATAAAAGAATTGGAGACTTTTTTCCGGAGCTGGAATACAGGCCAGTACTTAAGGCTGTTTGTGCACGCTCTGAAGATAAAATAAAGGAGTTTGCAGAACAGTGGGGCTATGAGTCTTATGAAACAGACTGGAAAGCTCTCATCGCTCGTGACGATATAGATGCTGTAGACATTTGTACGCCCAATAGTACCCATGCAGAAATCGCTATCGCTGCTGCCGAGGCTGGCAAAATGATTCTTTGCGAAAAGCCCCTTAGCCGTACCGTGGAAGAAGGACAACGTATGGTAGATGCTATTAACAAAGCGGGTGTCAAAAATACAGTTTGGTATAATTACCGACGCGTACCGGCAGTAACTTTAATCAAGCAGATTGTAGACTCCGGAAAGCTGGGCCGTATTTTCCATTACCGGGCTAACTTCCTGCAAGACTGGACCATCAGTCCCGAGTTACCACAGGGTGGAGAGGCTCTCTGGCGCCTGGATGCCGCAACAGCAGGCTCAGGAGTAACCGGAGACCTTCTCGCACACTGTATAGACACGGCAATGTGGCTCAATGGTGGCATTACCGATGTCTCAGCGATGACAGAGACTTTTATTAAAGAGCGAGTCCATCAGGAAAGTGGTAAGGTACAAAAGGTAAATATAGATGATGCCTGCGTATTCCATTGTCATTTTGCTAATGGTTCCCTTGGCTTGTTTGAGGCCACCCGTTATGCTCGTGGGCATAAGGCTCTATACACGCTGGAAATTAATGGGGAGCATGCCTCTTTACGATGGGACCTACACGACATGAATCATTTGGAGTATTTTGACCATGATGATGATTCGGTAGTGAGAGGGTGGCGCTCCATATTAGTAACCGATAGTGATCAACCTTATATGAAAAGGTGGTGGATTCCTGGTACATCTATTGGGTATGAGCACTCTTTTATCCATCAGGCCGCTGATTTCTTCAAGAGTCTGGAAGGTAATGAGCCATGTGCACCCACTTTTAAAGATGCCCTAGAAACCCAGAAAGTATGTGAGGCAGTACTGGAGTCTGCTTCTTCTCGTGCCTGGAAGGACACTCAGGTAGAGTGGTAA
- a CDS encoding sugar phosphate isomerase/epimerase family protein, with product MNDHNFPKLHNATWPGIVGKGPDSEPVIPLDEMLKMTAAAEVNGVKFDGVDLGLLDPHINIDSSDDEIKSLADKIAGYNLKVGSLVAPVWGGPILGSEADRKTYVEMVRKACHFGKVLREHGVRSYGVIRIDSASSPEDWAKDPEGSNKLIVKTFQEACDVAADYGEKLAAEGEICWAGMHSWKTMVQTLEAVDRKNIGFQADMSHTLLYLLGYNRPEDRILPQDFDWSDRATLEAALKKVTQALRPWTIDFHVAQNDGTVHGTGSHDKTGRHCLATDPNGKLDVVKDAGFWLRDENGELTKAFKHICWDGCMFDNAVMTQQQTWNDILAMLIKVREAHGWKQEEKEAAY from the coding sequence ATGAACGATCACAATTTTCCTAAACTACACAATGCCACCTGGCCTGGCATCGTAGGTAAAGGGCCTGACTCTGAGCCTGTTATTCCATTGGATGAGATGCTCAAAATGACCGCTGCTGCTGAAGTAAATGGTGTTAAGTTTGATGGTGTAGACCTGGGGTTGCTAGATCCGCACATCAACATTGACAGTAGTGATGATGAAATTAAAAGCCTGGCGGATAAAATAGCTGGCTATAACCTCAAGGTAGGCAGCCTGGTAGCTCCGGTATGGGGTGGTCCTATTTTGGGTAGCGAAGCCGATCGTAAGACCTATGTAGAAATGGTACGCAAAGCCTGTCATTTTGGTAAAGTACTTCGCGAGCATGGTGTACGCTCTTATGGCGTTATACGAATAGACTCTGCGAGTTCTCCAGAAGATTGGGCAAAAGACCCGGAAGGCAGTAACAAGCTGATCGTAAAAACTTTTCAGGAGGCCTGTGATGTAGCGGCTGACTATGGTGAAAAGCTGGCTGCCGAAGGTGAAATCTGCTGGGCAGGTATGCATAGCTGGAAAACAATGGTGCAAACGCTGGAAGCGGTAGACCGGAAAAATATTGGTTTTCAGGCAGATATGTCGCATACTCTGCTTTATCTGTTGGGTTACAACCGTCCAGAAGACCGCATTCTCCCTCAGGATTTTGACTGGTCGGATCGTGCTACCCTGGAAGCAGCACTGAAAAAAGTTACACAGGCGCTGCGTCCCTGGACAATAGATTTTCATGTAGCACAAAATGATGGTACAGTACACGGTACCGGTTCTCATGATAAAACTGGTCGCCACTGCCTGGCTACTGACCCTAACGGTAAGCTGGATGTGGTAAAAGATGCAGGCTTCTGGCTTAGAGACGAAAACGGTGAGCTTACCAAAGCATTTAAGCATATCTGCTGGGATGGCTGTATGTTTGATAATGCTGTAATGACCCAGCAACAGACATGGAACGACATTCTGGCCATGTTAATTAAAGTAAGAGAAGCACATGGCTGGAAGCAGGAAGAAAAAGAGGCTGCTTATTAA